The DNA sequence CACTGCAACGACTGCCCGGTTCCGGTGTCTTCCATAGCCGAGGTCACGAAATTCCCTTTCCCGCCCGTCCAGTAGCTGACCCAGTCGTTAGCCCACTCGTTCAGGTATTTACCGTGCCAGAACGTCATTGCGGCCAGGTGATCGCCCATCATAACGCGGGGTGGCTTTTGGGCTTCCGGATAGTCCCGGTACACGGTTCGCATCGTCCGCAGGGTTTCCGAATCAGCAAGCGTGAGCTCTTTTGTGAGGCCATAGGCCCATTTTGCCAGTCCGGGGTTCAGATGAATGGCAACGGTGAAGTCATTGTCCTGAACCGGCTGTTCATAGGGTTTCGTCCGGCGCAGGGGCAGGTAGCCCGTTTTCCATTCGGTCGGCATTTCGCGCGGGTCGATTTCGTGCGCCAGATCCCCGTCGACGAGCCATTCGGCCCACACCGCCGACCCGGCGCTCCCGTCGTTTGGATCGATTCCCGCAATACCCGCCACCAGCCAGTAGGCGTGCGACAGGTCGAAGCGGGGGTCCATACCCAACGCCATGATCGAGGCCGCCGAGCGGGCTGTCCCCATGCCGGTACAGATTCCCAGCACCTGCTTCTCGGGGTTATAGCGCAGGGGTCGGTAGCCCTGCGGAAACGGAATCGTTTGGGGCAGCGGCAGGCGCTCGACCCAGTACTGAAACTCGCCGGGACGGTCGCCGGTGTCGGCTCCAATCTCAAACATGGTCACCACCACGACTTTTACCGGAATGGACGCGGCCGGCTGCCCATAGGTGGTCGCCAGGCTGCACACCAGCAGCCAGACAAACGGGACGATCTTTTTCATAAATGGCGAAATCTAGGGCGCTAATACCCCTACTGTCAAAAAACTTGCTCCCGCTTTGCCGTGGTAAACCCGGTGGGTTGCTTTCTTGTAATCGGACGGTTTTGCGCTGAACACGGGCACGAACGTTTGCGGGTTCAGGTCGCTGAACGGGAAACACGTGCTCTGGACCTGCACCATGAGCCGGTGCCCTTTTTTGAATGTGTGGAGCACGTCCTGCAGTTCGACCGCAACGGGGGTTGGTTTATCGGGCGTAAAGGCTTCCGGTTTACTGGGGTTGTTACGGTACCGACCCCGGATAATCTCGCTGCGAACCAGCTGCTGGTAGTTGCCAAACACGACGTCCGGCTTTTTAGGGTCCTGGGGCGCATCGGTTGGGTATACGTCAATGACTTTAACCATCCAGTCGGCATCGGTACCGGTTGTCGAGACGGTGAGTTGCGCCAGGATAGGGCCCGCCAGCGTCAGGTCGTCGGTGAGGGCGTCGGTCTGGAACGTCAGCACGTCGGGCCGGGACGAAGCAAACCGCTGGTCCTCGACCATGTAGTCGGCGGAGAAACCCTCGTTGATCGAACTGGAAAAGGGCACCGGATGCGCCGGGTCCGACGGGAACTCGGAGAAGGCAGCTCCCGCAGCGGGCTGGGTAAAGCCCAACTTGCCGTTGCCTCCTAAATATAACTGTTTCGTAGCTGTGCCTTTGGGCGGGTACGTATCGAAGGTGCGCCAGCGGTTGGTTCCCGTTTCAAACAGCGTAGCTTCGGGCAGGGCCGGTGAGGGGGTATTTCCCCGGTTTGGGTCGTTAAAAAGGTGCTGCTTAAAAAATCGGGCTTCGATGGTTTCCTGGTAATAGGGCGCGGTTTTCGACCCGAAATCAAGATCGGCCAGTGTCTGGCCCGACGATCCCGCCCAGCCACCGTGTACCCACGGGCCTACAACGAAGATGTTCTCGATGCCCGGATTCTGCTTTTCGATGGCCTTGTAAGTGTTGAACGTACCGAACAGATCCTGCTCGTCGTACCAGCCGCCCACCACCATCACAGCGTGTTTGATGCCCTTCAGGTGCGGCAGGATATTCCGTTTCTTCCAGTGGTCGTCGTAGTCGGGATGCTCG is a window from the Spirosoma rigui genome containing:
- a CDS encoding purine nucleoside permease, whose protein sequence is MKKIVPFVWLLVCSLATTYGQPAASIPVKVVVVTMFEIGADTGDRPGEFQYWVERLPLPQTIPFPQGYRPLRYNPEKQVLGICTGMGTARSAASIMALGMDPRFDLSHAYWLVAGIAGIDPNDGSAGSAVWAEWLVDGDLAHEIDPREMPTEWKTGYLPLRRTKPYEQPVQDNDFTVAIHLNPGLAKWAYGLTKELTLADSETLRTMRTVYRDYPEAQKPPRVMMGDHLAAMTFWHGKYLNEWANDWVSYWTGGKGNFVTSAMEDTGTGQSLQWLSAAGKADINRYMVLRTASNYTMQPSGVTAAQNLTNGGKEVGERYTGYIPALEAAYRAGNTVIDKLLANWSQYKDKLPGN
- a CDS encoding CocE/NonD family hydrolase; protein product: MLKTLRYLLVLMPLAAAAQSTPPTPPANPYPFTPAQDSVYVREHYQKFEYMVPMRDGTKLFTQVYAPKDQSVRHPILLQRTPYSCQPYGVERMRRRVAPNPFMLRDEYIVVYQDVRGRWASEGTFVEMTPHIDDKKGKTDHDEGSDTYDTIDWLLKNIPANNGNVGQWGISYPGFYTSAGALSSHPALKASSPQAPMADLWRDDAFHNGAFMIAGNFLFYTFFQEHKKPTKENQPVLFDVNDPDGYHYFLNMGPTANSESQYFKGRNKYYHENFEHPDYDDHWKKRNILPHLKGIKHAVMVVGGWYDEQDLFGTFNTYKAIEKQNPGIENIFVVGPWVHGGWAGSSGQTLADLDFGSKTAPYYQETIEARFFKQHLFNDPNRGNTPSPALPEATLFETGTNRWRTFDTYPPKGTATKQLYLGGNGKLGFTQPAAGAAFSEFPSDPAHPVPFSSSINEGFSADYMVEDQRFASSRPDVLTFQTDALTDDLTLAGPILAQLTVSTTGTDADWMVKVIDVYPTDAPQDPKKPDVVFGNYQQLVRSEIIRGRYRNNPSKPEAFTPDKPTPVAVELQDVLHTFKKGHRLMVQVQSTCFPFSDLNPQTFVPVFSAKPSDYKKATHRVYHGKAGASFLTVGVLAP